From the Polaribacter gangjinensis genome, the window ATAGCCAAGTGTACTTTTTTGAAGGTTCTTTCTCTGATTATGAAGAGAATAAGAAAAAACGTTTGGGAGGTGATTTAATTCCTAAGAGATTGAAATATAAAAAGTTAATTAGATAAAAAAAATCCTCATTATAAAATGAGGATTTTTAGTTTTCTCTTTTTCAAATAGTTTTTGAATCCATTGTTTAATGAGGTAAAATTACAAATGGGCTTTAAATGCATTTACAGGAAAAACACTGTTTTTTATGCAGGAAAAATACCTTTTTTAATTTCTTTCAACTCTTCTTCTTTCCAACTTTTTTGCTTCATTTTTTCTATTTCCAGTTTCATTTCTTTCAGTGATAATTCGTCTGTTGTTAGATTCCCCAAACTTTCTATTTGCATCATTTTTGCCTATAACTTCTCTTCTGCCATTCTCTTTTATCTCTGATTTTCTATAACTATTCAAATTTCTTGCTGTTTCTCTTCTATTGTTACTATCAAAAGAGGGTTTTCTTCTTTTTATAATCGAATTTTCGTCTGCAAAATTGTTGTTTCTATTTGATTTGTAATAGTAAAAATTGCGATCTTCTCTGAATCTTACATAGTTTCTATCAAAATCTCTATGGGAAAAAAATACATCATTGAAATTGTAAACTCTTCCAAAATTTATTGAAAATCGAATGCCATTATCATAATAAAAATCATGTACATTTCCTCTAAAAACAGGATATCCATACCTGTCATAAAACACTCGTAAATCACCAACACTTATCAATTGCCCTCGATGATAATTGATGAAAACCGAACCAATTCGAGTTACATTTCCAAAACGATCATAATTGATAAAAACATTTCCAACACTTCGAATTCTTCCTCTAAAATCTCGATCAATTCTTACACCTCTATGATAACTATTGGAAGTATCAAAATCAAAATCTCCATTGGTAAAAACAAAAAATTCAATGCCTCTTTCAAAGAAATTTACAGCATGGTCATAGTTGAAATTTACTTCAAAATTTATAGGGTTTTTTGCCTCAGCCTTTGCAATATTAGTAGCAAACATTCCTAAGATTCCTACTAAAAAAAAAATATTATTTTTCATGATTTGAGGTTTTTTTGATTTTGCTTACTCTATTTGCTTTTCAGCTTCCGCATTTGTAATTTAATTTTCAAATAGCATGCCAAAAATTAATTTGTTGAAATGATGTTTTTGAAAAGAAGATTAAATTCAATATTTTTTTTGAAATAAATAATGTGTTGAGATTGTAAATAATGTACATTTATACGACTTATACTTAAATTTATTTCATGATAGATGCCATAGAATTCAATTTGCAGAGAGGAATAAAATTGTTGCAAAATCTCTCAGAACCTGAGTACACAAACGAATCAATTCCACCATATTATTCGAGTATTGGATGTCATATTCGTCACATTTTAGATGTATTTTCTTGCATATTAAAGGGGTTTGAAGCTAAAAAAGTTGATTTGACAAATCGTGAAAGAAATCAATCAATAGAGCAAAATATTGAATTTGGAATTGCCTATTTTGAAGAGATTATTTTTAAAATACGCTCATTTTCTGAAGAAGATTTGCAATCTGAAATTATTCTTATTGACGATTTAGGATTAGGGAAAATGGGAGCTAAAACTACGTTAGCAGCAGTTTTAATTCAGGCTCATAGCCATGCAATTCACCATTTTGCAAGTATTGGATATTGCATTTATCAATTAGGAGTTGAATTACCTGATGCTGATTTTGGCTATAATCCCACAACTCCAAAAAATATTTTAAAGTAGATTTTAGCTTTATTTTATAGCATGAAAGGCTGTTATTTTTTTGGAATATTTCTTAAGATCTAAAGTTTCTCTCCAAAAATCAACTGAATTTTTATAAGGAATTTTATAGACTTTGTGATTTGTTGTAGAGATTTTAAATAAGATTTTCCAATGATTTCTGATGGATTTTAATGCACCAAAATAGGATGATTTTTGCGCATCATAAATGTGTGTTGGTTCTGAGATGATGCCATTAATTTCTAAAATTTTAAAGTTTTTACCATTTTTTAATGTTTCAAAATCATCATATTTAATATCAATTCTCCCATAAAACCAACCAGGAATTTTTGAGTTCAATTTATCAAAAGAGCTTGTTAATTCCTTGGATATTAAGTGATTTCCATTTATAAACTGTGTTCCTTTACAATGATTTCCTATAACAGAAAGCTGAAATTCTTTGTTTTTTTCTAAAACTAAATCCAACATCTCTTTATGATATTCAAAAATCAACTCTTTATATAAAACAGCTCTTTTATCCGAAATTATTAATTTTTTAATAGTAGAAATTCCATCTCCAGTAATTGTTAAAAACTTTTTTAAAGTTATTGAGGAGATCATTCCGTTTTGTTCTGTTGGATTTCTTGTATAAAAAATCCCACATTCATTTTTAAAATCAATAAATTCTTGAATTATAAAATCGATTTCAAATTTTTCTAGGTACTTATTTAAGGTATTTTCAGAATGGATTTTTTCAACCAATAACCCACGAAAACCAATATCAGGTTTTGCAATTACAGGAAATTGGATGTTTTTTTCTTGGATTTTTTTGAGTGTTGTATCAAAAACTTCTCCTTTTTTATGAAAAATACTTTTTGGTTTGTATTCATCAGGAATCAAGGCTAAAGTTTGAAATTTGCTTTCAGATCCATTTCCTGAACTTTTTATCCCTGGATTTGCCGCACTAAAAAATGTCAAATTTTTTGCTTTCAATGCTAAATAAAAAGCATATGGTAAATTCGGAATGTAAAAAAGTGATGTAGGCCAATATTCCCAATGAAATATCTTGTGTAAATAACTGTATTTCAATGAATTAAATTTCATTAAAAAAAGCTTTTTTCAAAATTGAAAAAGCTTTAAAAGCGAAATAAATTGTAAAAATAATTCCAGAAAGTCCTAAAAATATCAGAAAATAAGACACATATAATTGTGGACTCTCAGTAAACTTTTCAATTCCTTTAAATCCCATAGTTGTAATTATCGGAGTTACAATAAATAGAATTACTAATATTGCTAAACGAATCAATCCCTTTCTTAATAAATTTATGTCGATGCTCATTTTTTATAATTTAAGAGTGCATTTCTAACATTTCCATATTTTTTCAATAGTTCATTGGCTTCTTTTCGGTTTATCTGAAGTTCATTCATTAACATCTTTTCACCTCTTTCTACTAATTTATTATTTGAAAGTTGCATATCAACCATTTTATTACCTTTTATTTTTCCTAATTGAATCATAGTTGATGTTGAAATCATGTTCAAAACCAACTTTTGAGCAGTGCCAGCTTTCATTCTTGAACTTCCTGTAACAAATTCTGGACCTACAATTACTTCAATTGGAAATTTAGAAACTGCAGCTAACGGACTATTTTTATTACAGGTGATGCAGGAAGTTGTAATATTATGTTCATTGCATTTTTGCAAAGTAGAAATTACATAAGGTGTTGTTCCTGAGGCTGCTAAGCCAATAACAACATCATTTGTTGAAACGGAAAATTTTTGTAAATCTTCCCAACCTTGTGTGGTGGAATCTTCAGCGAATTCAACTGCTTTTCTAATTGCAGTATCACCACCAGCAATCAAACCAATTACCAATTCATGTGGAACTCCAAATGTTGGAGGACATTCTGATGCATCTAAAATGCCTAATCTGCCTGAAGTTCCTGCACCTAAATAAAAAATTCTTCCTCCGTTTTTTAATTTTTCAACAGTTTGAAGAACTAATTTTTCGATTTGAGGAATTGATTTTTGAACCGCAAAAGCAACAGTTTGATCTTCATTATTGATATTTGTCAACAATTCATGTACAGTCATCTTTTCTAGATGATTGTAGTTAGAATCCTGCTCTGTAATTTTGATGAATGTCATTCCTCAAAAATACATTTTTTATGAATTGATGCGACTAATTTTTTTTAGTTCTTTTCAACCAAATTTAAAGGTTTACTATCTGTTTCAGAAATGTGAAAATATCCTAAAGGAAATTTAGATTCATCAGTGATATTGATCATATTTCCTAATAAAGATGAAGGAATTGTTTCGAAAGGACCACCTGCATTTTGTCCACTTTGATCAATTAAAACTCTGTAATAGGTATAAAATTCTTTTGAAATTCCTGACATTTTTACATTTACAGTTGTAGGTAAAGTAATGTCTTCTTCATCATAAAAATAAGAGAAGTTATAATCAGAGCCATTAAAAAATCGATCTTCAATAGTTAAAAATAATTGTTTTGAAAAATCAAATAAATAGTAATTTTCTTGAGTTGCATCATCTGTAAATGTTACTTTAACTTCAGTTTCTGTTCCTGCAAATAGGGTTTCATCTCCTTGAATTACACTTGTTAAAGGTGTTGATTTTATTCTGGTTGCTGTACCTTTATAGGTATTATTTTCGTGAATTATTGTTAATTCATAGGTTACATTTTCGGCAGGAATAAACGAAATTGTTGGTTCGTAATTTCCATCAGCATTTGCATCCGAAAAATTAATAATCGAATTATCAGCTAAATTTGTTAAAAAAACGGTTGCATTGGTTACTGGCGGAATGGTTTCATCAAAATAATCCGCTGATTTACTTAGTTTTACAATGGTATTTGCACGAATTGGAGTTTCTGTAAAATAGACTTCAAAAACGGCATCAATGATTAGTTTTGGTGTCGTTGATGGAACATCAATCTCAACTACTTTTTCGCAATTTGTAAAAAATAAAATCAATAAAATTGGAAGTATATAGCTCTTTTTCATCATGTTAAAATTTAAAATTGTAAGTAACTGAAGGAACTAAACCAAAGATGGATGTTTGTATTGCTTCATTTCTAAAAGTTTCTCTATTTTGCCTAAAATTAATAGAAGCAGCATTCATTCGTCCATAGACATTATACAAACCAAACACCCATTCTGCTTGCCATTTTCGATTGTTATTGGTTGTAGGAGTCAACGTTGCTGAAACATCCAATCTGTGATATGCAGGCAATCTATCAGCATTTCTTCTGTTATCATCGAAAATAGGCACATTTAAACCTTGCACTTCGTATTGTCCTACAGGATAATTCGTTGGTTGTCCTGTTTGAAATAAGAAATTCGCATTGAATTTCCATTTTTTATTCAATTCATAACTTCCATTGACAGAGATATCGTGCGTTTTATCAAAAGGTGTACTGTACCAATTTCCTTGATTAATTCCGGGTTCATTTGCATTTCTTCCTGGAGTTTGTTGTTCAGAACGAGACAATGTGTAAGCTAACCAACCTTTTAAATCACCTTCATTTTTTTTCAATAAAACCTCTAAACCATAAGCTCTTGCTTGTCCGTTTAAGATTACGGTTTCAATTTCGTTGTTGGCAATTAAATTGGCTCCATTAATGTAATCAATTCTGTTTTGAATGTCTTTGTAAAAAACTTCAGTTTCTAATGAATACGCTCCATTTTTGATGGTTTTGAAATATCCAATAGCAAATTGATCTAACAATTGAGGTTTGATATATCTTCCACTTGGTGCCCAAACATCTAATGGAGTAGGAGATGCTGTGTTGGAGAGTAAATGTAAATATTGAGCCATTCTGTTGTAACTTGCTTTGATAGATTCATTATCATTCAAAACGTAAGACAATGAAAATCGAGGTTCAAAATTGATGAAGCTACTTATTACATCACTTCTTTTAAAATTTTCAACGCCAGTTGCTACAGCAGATTCATATTTTTTAAATTGTTCGTTATAAATTACAGGTTGATTGTTTGCATACACATTCAATTCATCTTGTCCCAAACGTAAAAAATTACTAAAACGAGCGCCATACTGTAAAGTTAATTTTTTATTGATTTGATGTTCTGCATCTAAATACGCAGCAAATTCATTGGCATATTTATCTGTTAATTTTTCTGGAAGTATGCCTGATGAATCTCTGTTTGGAATAATTTCACCTGGATTGAATTTGATATAAATATTATTGATTCCGTAACTTAACTTGATGTTTTCATTGATGTAATGTTTAAAATCGTACTTTAAGTTAAAATTTGTGATGCCAGAATCCCATTCAAAACCCACAAAATCAAGAATTAATCCGTAGAAATAATCAGAGTAAATTAAGGATAAATTAGAGAAAATTTTATCAGAAAACAGGTGATTCCATCTTACATTCACAACATTGTTTCCATATTTATTTACAAAATTATCACTTACTCCAAAAATATCTTTTCCAAAATAAGTAGATAAAAACAAGTTGTTACGATCATTGAATCGATAATTTATTTTAGAATTTACATCGTAAAAATACGCTTTGTTGTCATTGTCAAATAAGGGTAAAAAAAGATGTGCATAAGAAGCTCTTCCACCAATTAAAAACGAACTTTTTTCTTTTTCAATAGGGCCTTCAGCTAATAATCTGCTAGAAACCAATCCAATACCACCTGTTAAATTAAAATCTTTGCTATTGCCTTCTTTTTGATAAATATCTAAAACTGAGGATAATCTTCCGCCAAAACGAGCAGGAATTCCACCTTTATATAATTTTACATCTTTAATAACATCTGGATTAAAAACCGAGAAAAACCCAAATAAATGCGATGAGTTAAAAACAATTGCTTCGTCTAAAAGTATCAAATTTTGGTCAGCAGCTCCACCTCTTACATTAAATCCAGAAGCGCCTTCACCTGCACTTGTAACTCCTGGCAATAGAATTAAAGATTTGATAATATCTGATTCGCCAAGTACAACAGGTATTTGTTTGATGGTTGCTGAGGTGAGTTTATTAACACTCATTTGTGACGTTCTAACATTCAGTTTTTCAATGTCTGCTTCAATAATTATTTCATCTAAACTCTCAGCAGCTTCCTTAAGTTTAAAGTCTTTTGTGAGTTTTTCTGATAAATTAATGGTTTCAACAATTGTTGTATAACCCACATAACTAACCTGAATTTTATAAGTCCCTTTTTGAATTGTTATTGAATAAAAACCATACTCATTTGTAGAAGTTCCAGCATTTAACTCAGGGATAAAAACAGATACACCAATTAAGGTTTCATTGTTTGAGTTGTCGTAAACTGTTCCACTTAAAGTGATTTTTTCTTGACTAAAAATGATTGTTGATGAAATAAAAAGAACGAACAATATCTTTTTAAAATGTAGCATTTTTTGTTTATTGAATTGATTTATTGACTCAACAAAAGTATGATTTAAAAATGATAAGAATACGTTAAAATTATTCATTTATACGAATAAATAAAGGTTTAAAATTTTAACTAGAGATAATAAATTTAAAAAATTAATTTCATTATGTTTAACTATAAATAATTGATTTTTAAACAATTTATTCTTGCTTTATACATTTATAAACCAAAAAGCCTCCATTCATGGGAGGCTTTTTGATTACTTTTTATTCAAATATTTTATTTCAAAATGCTATTAAAAGTATTGCTTGGTCTCATAGCTTTATCAGCCAATTCGTCTGCAGGTTTGTAATAACCACCAATATTTACAGGTTTTCCTTGAATGGTATTTAATTCAGCAACAATTTGCATTTCATTCTCTCGCATTTTTTTTGCAATTGGCGCAAATTCTGCTTGTAATTCAGCATCTTTCGTTTGTTTTGCCAAAGCTTCTGCCCAATACAAAGCTAAATAAAAATGAGAACCTCTGATGTCTAATTCACCAACTTCTCTTGAAGGAGATTTATCATTATCCAAAAATACATCTGTAGCTTGATCCAAAGTTTCTGCTAAAATCATTGCTTTTGGATTGTTATTTGTAAGGCTCAAATGCTCAAAAGAAACAGCTAATGCTAAAAATTCACCCAAAGAATCCCAACGTAAATGATTTTCTTCTAAAAATTGCTCAACGTGTTTTGGAGCTGAACCACCTGCACCAGTTTCAAATAAGCCACCACCATTCATCAATGGAACAATAGAAAGCATTTTTGCAGAAGTTCCAACTTCTAAAATTGGGAATA encodes:
- a CDS encoding TonB-dependent receptor, whose translation is MLHFKKILFVLFISSTIIFSQEKITLSGTVYDNSNNETLIGVSVFIPELNAGTSTNEYGFYSITIQKGTYKIQVSYVGYTTIVETINLSEKLTKDFKLKEAAESLDEIIIEADIEKLNVRTSQMSVNKLTSATIKQIPVVLGESDIIKSLILLPGVTSAGEGASGFNVRGGAADQNLILLDEAIVFNSSHLFGFFSVFNPDVIKDVKLYKGGIPARFGGRLSSVLDIYQKEGNSKDFNLTGGIGLVSSRLLAEGPIEKEKSSFLIGGRASYAHLFLPLFDNDNKAYFYDVNSKINYRFNDRNNLFLSTYFGKDIFGVSDNFVNKYGNNVVNVRWNHLFSDKIFSNLSLIYSDYFYGLILDFVGFEWDSGITNFNLKYDFKHYINENIKLSYGINNIYIKFNPGEIIPNRDSSGILPEKLTDKYANEFAAYLDAEHQINKKLTLQYGARFSNFLRLGQDELNVYANNQPVIYNEQFKKYESAVATGVENFKRSDVISSFINFEPRFSLSYVLNDNESIKASYNRMAQYLHLLSNTASPTPLDVWAPSGRYIKPQLLDQFAIGYFKTIKNGAYSLETEVFYKDIQNRIDYINGANLIANNEIETVILNGQARAYGLEVLLKKNEGDLKGWLAYTLSRSEQQTPGRNANEPGINQGNWYSTPFDKTHDISVNGSYELNKKWKFNANFLFQTGQPTNYPVGQYEVQGLNVPIFDDNRRNADRLPAYHRLDVSATLTPTTNNNRKWQAEWVFGLYNVYGRMNAASINFRQNRETFRNEAIQTSIFGLVPSVTYNFKF
- the murQ gene encoding N-acetylmuramic acid 6-phosphate etherase; translation: MTFIKITEQDSNYNHLEKMTVHELLTNINNEDQTVAFAVQKSIPQIEKLVLQTVEKLKNGGRIFYLGAGTSGRLGILDASECPPTFGVPHELVIGLIAGGDTAIRKAVEFAEDSTTQGWEDLQKFSVSTNDVVIGLAASGTTPYVISTLQKCNEHNITTSCITCNKNSPLAAVSKFPIEVIVGPEFVTGSSRMKAGTAQKLVLNMISTSTMIQLGKIKGNKMVDMQLSNNKLVERGEKMLMNELQINRKEANELLKKYGNVRNALLNYKK
- a CDS encoding DUF6095 family protein; the encoded protein is MSIDINLLRKGLIRLAILVILFIVTPIITTMGFKGIEKFTESPQLYVSYFLIFLGLSGIIFTIYFAFKAFSILKKAFFNEI
- a CDS encoding DUF4249 family protein translates to MMKKSYILPILLILFFTNCEKVVEIDVPSTTPKLIIDAVFEVYFTETPIRANTIVKLSKSADYFDETIPPVTNATVFLTNLADNSIINFSDANADGNYEPTISFIPAENVTYELTIIHENNTYKGTATRIKSTPLTSVIQGDETLFAGTETEVKVTFTDDATQENYYLFDFSKQLFLTIEDRFFNGSDYNFSYFYDEEDITLPTTVNVKMSGISKEFYTYYRVLIDQSGQNAGGPFETIPSSLLGNMINITDESKFPLGYFHISETDSKPLNLVEKN
- a CDS encoding DinB family protein, with the protein product MIDAIEFNLQRGIKLLQNLSEPEYTNESIPPYYSSIGCHIRHILDVFSCILKGFEAKKVDLTNRERNQSIEQNIEFGIAYFEEIIFKIRSFSEEDLQSEIILIDDLGLGKMGAKTTLAAVLIQAHSHAIHHFASIGYCIYQLGVELPDADFGYNPTTPKNILK
- a CDS encoding D-alanine--D-alanine ligase, whose translation is MKFNSLKYSYLHKIFHWEYWPTSLFYIPNLPYAFYLALKAKNLTFFSAANPGIKSSGNGSESKFQTLALIPDEYKPKSIFHKKGEVFDTTLKKIQEKNIQFPVIAKPDIGFRGLLVEKIHSENTLNKYLEKFEIDFIIQEFIDFKNECGIFYTRNPTEQNGMISSITLKKFLTITGDGISTIKKLIISDKRAVLYKELIFEYHKEMLDLVLEKNKEFQLSVIGNHCKGTQFINGNHLISKELTSSFDKLNSKIPGWFYGRIDIKYDDFETLKNGKNFKILEINGIISEPTHIYDAQKSSYFGALKSIRNHWKILFKISTTNHKVYKIPYKNSVDFWRETLDLKKYSKKITAFHAIK